The Xiphophorus hellerii strain 12219 chromosome 6, Xiphophorus_hellerii-4.1, whole genome shotgun sequence genomic interval CGAATGTGATTCCCCTCGGCTCATTCATACCGATCTGGGCAGCTGTGGAGCAGAAGTCCCATCAGCCGCTGGTGCTCCTCATGGATGAGTGTGTCGCGGCCTCAACCCCACAGCTGGAACCTGGCAACCAACTTTATCCCATTGTTGGCAATCATGGGTAGGCGTCAAACTTccaatattttgtctttttgtcacCGGACTGGCTGACTTGAATTGGGACCACTAGGTGTCTGCTAGAAAGTAAAAGGGGAAGTTCACTGTTCCTTCCTCGGTACCATTCATCTGCCATAATTCTCTATCTCCAGTCATTCAAGTTTGGGATGGGAGAAGAGGTGAGTCCAGAgttaaattgccttttttttttttttttttctcccccaatTTGTGGACTAACTGTTGCGATCCCCAGGTGTACATTCACTGCAATCTAATCGTGTGGGATGGGGATTATGATAAACGCAGGAAGGCTTGCCATGTGAAAGATGGGAGGTAACTATATGTACTGAACTTGTATGTTGCCAAATCTCTCTTGGTTTCTAAGGACAAGGTGCTTAAAACTGTTCTGCTCATCAGCTGGGAGCTGCTTGATGACCCTGCTCGGAGCTCTCTGTGCAACTGCTGTGATAACTCTTGTAGTCCTCGCACCAAAAGGGCAACAAGCTGGGGTAAGTGTTTTTATGTCCCTGCCCAATAGCCTTGCTGTATAGCTTGCctcctgatttttcttttcttttttctccctgtTAGAGCCTCACAGCATGCACTTCAATTCTGTGTTGGGACCCATCATCATAGTCGACCAGCCAGGCTCTATGACGAATGCCTCTCTGCCTGAGACTGATGCAGCTGGCTCACAGGTCAGAGGATGGGGGGAAGCTTTGCACCAATGCATGTCTCATTACAAATGTAATCGTCTGTTTGCAGGAAATTTAAGTTGAAGCTGAACTCCAAGGTGCAGCCTGTGGCACTAATTTACAAGATTCTGgacaccagttttttttttaagaacctGAAATTGCCTGACTTGATGCTGTTGTGAAATAAACCCTGCTCTAATTTagactctctttttttatttttatttttgatcttgGTTTATGAGTGAACATGTGCAATAAACTTCACTAGATTATCTTAAAGGTAAATCTTTCAACTGCTATATGAAAACTAAGTATTTCTCCATCAGTGAAACACTTATTCATGGATTGAAATCCagaacttatttttattttttccttgaCAATTTGTATTGGC includes:
- the LOC116721669 gene encoding zona pellucida sperm-binding protein 3-like, translating into MVTHFYLGFVVLAVLATAVADPDIKVVCAKDSVRVTWRVAPQFVPYAARFFLGSCMPSSWKVLPTGEGEAHFNYKFYDCKFTKRLKGKRIIYQNELSFRPQAKPKPVVFKYPVQCVQKRPEGRIPHFLNPGSGVSEGRSKLVFHVALLNEQLTGVSKTNVIPLGSFIPIWAAVEQKSHQPLVLLMDECVAASTPQLEPGNQLYPIVGNHGCLLESKRGSSLFLPRYHSSAIILYLQSFKFGMGEEVYIHCNLIVWDGDYDKRRKACHVKDGSWELLDDPARSSLCNCCDNSCSPRTKRATSWEPHSMHFNSVLGPIIIVDQPGSMTNASLPETDAAGSQEI